The following proteins are encoded in a genomic region of Parus major isolate Abel chromosome 18, Parus_major1.1, whole genome shotgun sequence:
- the AFMID gene encoding kynurenine formamidase has product MGGWRDMSTEALEDQYSPSHWSPRLDRDTIIDAHVAVMAAGTERARASAQTSLHVPYGHGDGEKLDIYFPTDPSETFPVLVYIHGGYWQCLSKDHSGFAAPPLVSQGVAVVAVGYDIAPKGHMDTMVLQVRRSLVFLVERYPRIRGIYLCGHSAGAHLAAMVLSTDWSEFQVVPDIKGVVLVSGVYDLEPILHTYVNDPLNMSREVAQRNSPMRHVTPAVPAACEVLVAVAQHDSPEFRRQSQEYSQALRAAGWSVSLLDLAGVDHFDVIEKLSEDSYVLTQVILSMISRA; this is encoded by the exons CCGCCTCGACCGGGACACCATCATCGACGCCCACGTCGCGGTGATGGCGGCAG GAACCGAACGGGCTCGGGCCAGCGCGCAGACCTCGCTGCACGTCCCCTATGGCCACGGGGACGGGGAGAAGCTGGACATCTATTTTCCCACGGACCCTTCTGAAA ccttCCCGGTTCTCGTCTACATCCACGGCGGATACTGGCAGTGCTTGAG TAAGGACCATTCGGGGTTTGCAGCCCCCCCGCTGGTGTCGCAGGGGGTGGCAGTGGTGGCGGTGGGGTACGACATAGCCCCTAAAG GCCACATGGACACCATGGTGCTGCAGGTGCGCCGCAGCCTCGTCTTCCTGGTGGAGCGGTACCCCAGGATCAG AGGCATTTACTTGTGCGGACACTCGGCAGGGGCCCACCTGGCAGCCATGGTGCTGTCCACAGACTGGTCGGAATTCCAAGTGGTGCCAGATATCAAAG GAGTGGTGCTGGTGAGCGGCGTGTATGACCTGGAGCCCATCCTGCACACCTATGTGAATGATCCTCTTAACATGAGCCG GGAGGTGGCCCAGAGGAACAGCCCCATGAGACATGTCACCCcggcagtgccagcagcctgtgaGGTGCTCGTGGCTGTGGCCCAGCACGACTCCCCAGAGTTTCGCAGGCAATCACAGGAGTACAGCCAG GCCCTGCGTGCAGCCGGCTGGTCTGTCTCTCTGCTGGATCTGGCTGGTGTGGATCACTTTGACGTCATTGAGAAGCTGTCGGAGGACAGCTACGTCCTCACTCAG GTGATTCTGAGCATGATTTCAAGAGCATGA
- the SOCS3 gene encoding suppressor of cytokine signaling 3: MVTHSKFPSAGMSRPLDTSLRLKTFSSKSEYQLVVNTVRKLQESGFYWSTVTGGEANLLLSTEPAGTFLIRDSSDQRHFFTLSVKTESGTKNLRIQCEGGSFSLQSDPHSSQPVPRFDCVLKLVHHYMPPTPCTVPEQPGGALHPKRTYYIYSGGEKIPLVLSRPLSSSVSTLQHLCRKTVNGHLDSYEKMTQLPAPIKEFLDQYDAPL, from the coding sequence ATGGTCACCCACAGCAAGTTCCCCTCCGCCGGGATGAGCCGCCCCCTCGACACCAGCCTGCGTCTCAAGACGTTCAGCTCCAAGAGCGAGTACCAGCTGGTGGTGAACACCGTACGCAAGCTGCAGGAGAGCGGCTTCTACTGGAGCACGGTGACAGGTGGTGAGGCCAACCTGCTGCTGAGCACCGAGCCGGCCGGCACCTTCCTCATCAGGGACAGCTCAGACCAGAGGCACTTCTTCACCCTCAGCGTCAAGACGGAGTCGGGCACCAAGAACCTGCGCATCCAGTGCGAGGGCGGCAGCTTCTCCCTTCAGAGTgatccccacagcagccagcccgTGCCCCGCTTTGACTGCGTGCTCAAGCTGGTCCATCACTACATGCCACCCACCCCCTGCactgtccctgagcagcctggggggGCCCTGCACCCCAAGCGCACCTACTACATCTACTCAGGCGGCGAGAAGATCCCCCTGGTGCTGAGCCGCCCGCTCTCCTCTAGTGTCTCCaccctgcagcacctctgccGCAAGACCGTCAACGGGCACCTGGACTCCTACGAGAAGATGACTCAGCTGCCGGCCCCCATCAAGGAGTTCCTGGACCAGTACGATGCCCCTCTCTAA
- the LOC107212642 gene encoding probable low-specificity L-threonine aldolase 2, which produces MRRAMARAAVGDDDYGEDPAVNELQRLAAGTLGTESALFVPTATMANLIAVMSHCQRRGAQLFLGQDSHLHLYEHGGAAQVAGVHTQALPDLPNGTFDLDQLELTIREAHGSRYHPRPELICLENTHSSAGGRALPLTYLRQVRGLADRYGLRVHMDGARLLNAAVAQGVQPAQIAQHCDSVSLCFSKGLGAPAGAVLAGCREFVSEAWRVRKLLGGGMRQAGVLAAAARLGLQRAEATLRRDHTNARRFAEGIHVLDSPLLSINLAAVETNIVMVNVQGTWPSPAELCGRLRAVSEEEVAETGQAVSVLLLPWSARTVRAVWHRDISDRDTELARRKLEFVARKCQEELALGLHPMSPGTGGA; this is translated from the exons ATGCGCCGCGCCATGGCCCGCGCCGCCGTGGGCGACGACGACTACGGGGAGGACCCGGCAGTGAACG AGCTGCAGCGCTTGGCCGCGGGGACTCTGGGAACGGAATCGGCTCTGTTCGTGCCCACGGCCACCATGGCAAATCTCATCGCCG TGATGAGCCACTGCCAGCGCAGGGGGGCTCAGCTGTTCCTGGGCCAGGACAGCCACCTGCACCTCTACGAGCACGGCGGGGCCGCGCAG gttGCCGGTGTGCACACCCAGGCACTGCCAGATCTGCCGAATGGCACATTTGACCTGGACCAGCTGGAGCTGACCATCCGTGAGGCCCACGGCAGCCGGTACCACCCGCGCCCTGAGCTCATCTGCCTGGAGAACACACACAGCTCGGCAGGGGGCCGGGCACTGCCCCTCACCTATCTCAGGCAG GTCCGTGGGCTCGCTGACCGTTACGGGCTGCGGGTGCACATGGACGGCGCACGACTGCTGAATGCAGCAGTGGCCCAGGGTGTGCAGCCAGCTCAGATTGCCCAGCACTGTGACTCTGTGTCCCTCTGCTTCTCCAAG GGCCTGGGTGCCCCGGCTGGTGCGGTGCTGGCAGGGTGCAGGGAGTTTGTCTCCGAGGCCTGGCGTGTGCGGAAGCTGCTGGGCGGGGGCATGCGGCAGGCGGGAGTGCTGGCGGCTGCTGCCCGCCTCGGGCTGCAGCGCGCGGAGGCGACACTTCGCAGAGACCACACCAACGCCCGGCGCTTTGCAGAAG GTATCCATGTGCTGGACTCTCCCCTCTTATCCATCAACCTGGCAGCGGTGGAGACCAACATTGTGATGGTAAATGTCCAGGGGACCTGGCCATCCCCCGCTGAGCTCTGCGGCCGCCTGCGTGCCGTCAGCGAGGAGGAGGTGGCTGAGACTGGGCAGGCTGTCAGCGTCTTGCTGCTCCCCTGGTCAGCACGGACTGTGCGTGCTGTCTGGCACCGCGACATCTCGGACCGTGACACCGAGCTCGCAAGGAGAAAGCTGGAATTTGTGGCCAGGAAGTGCCAGGAGGAACTGGCCTTGGGACTGCATCCGATGTCTCCAGGCACTGGGGGAGCCTGA
- the PGS1 gene encoding CDP-diacylglycerol--glycerol-3-phosphate 3-phosphatidyltransferase, mitochondrial, translating into MAARKRKARAMAAGGAALWRRLSAWLPRGRLGLAALLGRLSDRLSRGRDRRARRSSWLLLAPLLTPPVPVITAPPCSLCPEGAHRFQWIRNLVPEFGISSSHVKVLSSPAEFYELLKVQIKAAKQRVVMASLYLGTGLLEQELVYCLEETLEKSLQAKSSPDLRVSILLDYTRGSRGRKNSRTMLIPLLQRFPEQVRVSLFHTPNLRGLLRLLIPERFNETIGLQHIKVYLFDDNVILSGANLSDLYFTNRQDRYVLLRDSPEIADFFTELVDAIGDVSLQLRQDDTVQMMEGMVHPYQGDKVAYCEIANRRVMEVINSARTRQELLHAKTFHSSQPGSSLLSQQGSQASGNLKPEPDTWIYPLIQMKPFGIQIDEMVTETLLTEAERDARIYLTTGYFNLTQAYMDLILGTRAEYRILLASPEVNGFFGAKGVAGAIPAAYVYIEHQFYSEVCYLQQQERVQLQEYCRAGWTFHAKGLWLYLAGSDLPCLTLIGSPNFGYRSVHRDLEAQVAIVTENKTLQQQLHQEQEQLYLCSGVVSTSTFEQPNRYVKLWVKLVTPLIKNFF; encoded by the exons ATGGCAGCGCGGAAGCGGAAGGCGCGGGCGATggcggcgggcggcgcggcGCTGTGGCGGCGGCTCTCGGCCTGGCTGCCGCGGGGCCGCCTCGGCCTGGCCGCGCTGCTCGGCCGCCTCTCCGATCGCCTCTCTCGCGGTCGCGACCGCCGCGCCCGCAG GTCATCATGGCTCCTTCTAGCCCCACTACTCACCCCTCCTGTTCCAGTAATCACTGCCCCACCGTGTTCCCTCTGTCCAGAAGGAGCACACAGGTTCCAGTGGATCAGGAATCTGGTCCCAGAGTTTGGGATCTCCAGCTCGCATGTCAAGGTGCTTTCATCCCCGGCGGAATTCTATGAACTCCTGAAG GTGCAGATAAAAGCAGCCAAGCAGCGGGTGGTGATGGCCTCATTGTACCTGGGAACAGGACTCCttgagcaggagctg GTGTATTGCTTAGAAGAAACACTGGAGAAATCACTGCAAGCAAAAAGCTCACCTGACCTCAGAGTTTCCATTCTCCTCGACTACACCAGGGGCTCCCGGG GCAGGAAGAATTCTCGAACAATGCTGATCCCATTGCTGCAGCGATTTCCCGAGCAAGTCCGCGTGTCCCTCTTCCACACTCCAAACCTGCGTGGACTTCTGCGGCTCCTGATCCCAGAGCGTTTCAATGAGACCATTGGGCTGCAGCACATCAAGGTCTATCTCTTTGATGACAATGTGATCCTGAGCGG TGCAAACCTGAGTGATCTGTACTTCACCAATCGTCAGGACCGCTATGTCTTGCTGCGGGACTCTCCCGAGATCGCAGACTTCTTCACAGAGCTTGTGGACGCGATTGGAGATGTGTCCCTGCAGCTACGGCAGGATGACACAGTCCAGATGATGGAGGGAATGGTACACCCATACCAAG GGGACAAAGTGGCTTACTGTGAGATTGCCAACCGGAGGGTTATGGAGGTCATCAACTCTGCCCGGACACGGCAGGAGCTCCTTCATGCAAAGACTTtccacagcagccagccaggcagCTCCCTCCTATCCCAGCAAGGCTCTCAAGCATCTGGGAACCTGAAACCAGAACCCGACACCTGGATCTATCCCTTAATCCAAATGAAACCTTTTGGGATTCAAATAGATGAGATGGTCACAGAGACACTGCTGACGGAGGCTGAGCGGGATGCCAGGATATACCTCACCACTGGCTACTTCAACTTGACACAGGCCTACATGGACCTCATCCTGGGCACAAGGGCTGAGTACCGGATCCTCCTGGCCTCACCAGAGGTCAATGGGTTTTTTGGTGCCAAAGGGGTGGCAGgtgccatccctgctgcctACGTTTACATTGAACATCAGTTTTACAGTGAGGTGTGctacctgcagcagcaggagagggtgcagctgcaggagtACTGCCGTGCTGGGTGGACGTTCCATGCCAAAG GCCTCTGGCTGTACCTGGCAGGGAGTGACCTGCCCTGCCTGACCCTGATTGGCTCTCCAAATTTTGGATATCGATCAGTTCATCGTGACTTGGAAGCTCAGGTTGCCATagtgacagaaaataaaaccttgcagcagcagctccatcag GAGCAAGAGCAGCTTTACCTCTGCTCAGGTGTGGTCTCAACATCAACGTTTGAGCA